The genomic stretch TTGACATGTTGCAGTTTAGCTTCGACTGGGAACGGGAGTTTGCGACCTGTGATCCGGAGTACTATCGATGGACGCAGAAATTGTTTCTGATGCTTTACGATGATGGATTGGTGTATCGTAAGAAAGCTCTCGTCAATTGGGATCCGGTTGATGAAACAGTGCTGGCTGACGAACAGGTTGACGCTAATGGATGTTCGTGGCGGTCTGGAGCTAAGGTTGAGAAAAAAGTTCTCAGCCAGTggtttataaaaacaacgaaatttgCCAAATCGCTGTATGACGGGTTGTCCAATCCAATATTGCAAGATTGGAAAGACATcataaagctgcaaaaacactGGATTGGTGAGTGTGATGGGTACGTGTTTGATCTTAAGGTTACCGGAGAACCTAATTTCATTCCTGTATGGGTTAAGGATCCAGAGCAGATGAAGGAGGCACTGTTTGTAGCAGTCAAATCGACAAATTTGCTCAACACTGCTAAGATTCCATCAGGGAGACTAAATTTAGAGATTGAGAATCCGATTTCAGGCCGCCGTCTTCCTGTTGTAGTCGCGGATGACATCGAGTTTCCCGAAGGGAACGATTATTATTTAGGAGTAGCGTCGCTTGAGCGTGATCGACAGTTGGCTGATTCGTATCAAATTGACTCTCAATGCGTTCCTAGCGAAGAGAATGTTTTGCAGAAAGCTGCTCGTCTTGGAATCGGTGGTTATCCGTCAAGCTCTAAGTTACGAGATTGGTTAATTTCTCGTCAGCGATTCTGGGGAACTCCTATTCCCATCGTGCACTGTTCTAACTGTGGAAATGTGCCCGTTCCAGATAGTATGTTGCCGGTTCAACTACCTCTGGACTCGGTAGGTACACCGTTGTCTCAGAATGAAGATTGGATTCAAACTAGCTGTCCTAAATGCGGCTCTAAAGATGCGCGGCGTGAGACGGACACGATGGATACATTTGTGGACAGTTGTTGGTACTTTTTAAGGTTTATagattcaaaaaataaaaaagccccGTTCGACTCGAATCTGGCGCAGCAGCTGATGCCGGTAGATCTGTACGTGGGTGGCAAAGAGCATGCCGTTCTGCATATGTACTATGCAAGGTTTATGAACCACTATTTGCATAGCAAGGGTTTGGTGTCATCGCCAGAACCGTTCAAGCGATTACTGATACAGGGAATGGTTATGGGACGATCTTTTCGCTTGAAAGGCAGTGGCCGATATCTTCCTGCGTCGGAGGTCGAAATTATCGATGAGAAAAAGAACAAGGCAATTGAGAAGTCTACTGGTGATCCGGTGGTGGCAATGTGGGAGAAGATGTCCAAATCAAAACTGAACGGTGTTGATCCTTTGGATGTGCTGAAGGAGCATGGCTGCGATACTTTAAGGTTAATCATGCTGGGGGATGTCGCTCCAACTTCGCACAGGAATTGGTCAGAAGCAAGTATGTACTA from Wyeomyia smithii strain HCP4-BCI-WySm-NY-G18 chromosome 3, ASM2978416v1, whole genome shotgun sequence encodes the following:
- the LOC129732779 gene encoding leucine--tRNA ligase, mitochondrial is translated as MSLLQIGALKSTPHNLWLKLGRCILRFYSITDLQTNRDLTSAMKLEIEQKWRNRLKEYRFNPSCTSRPKRYVLSMFPYPSGNLHMGHVRVYTISDAMARFYRLNGANVLHPMGWDAFGLPAENAAMQRHIPADVWTKQNIAQMRKQFDMLQFSFDWEREFATCDPEYYRWTQKLFLMLYDDGLVYRKKALVNWDPVDETVLADEQVDANGCSWRSGAKVEKKVLSQWFIKTTKFAKSLYDGLSNPILQDWKDIIKLQKHWIGECDGYVFDLKVTGEPNFIPVWVKDPEQMKEALFVAVKSTNLLNTAKIPSGRLNLEIENPISGRRLPVVVADDIEFPEGNDYYLGVASLERDRQLADSYQIDSQCVPSEENVLQKAARLGIGGYPSSSKLRDWLISRQRFWGTPIPIVHCSNCGNVPVPDSMLPVQLPLDSVGTPLSQNEDWIQTSCPKCGSKDARRETDTMDTFVDSCWYFLRFIDSKNKKAPFDSNLAQQLMPVDLYVGGKEHAVLHMYYARFMNHYLHSKGLVSSPEPFKRLLIQGMVMGRSFRLKGSGRYLPASEVEIIDEKKNKAIEKSTGDPVVAMWEKMSKSKLNGVDPLDVLKEHGCDTLRLIMLGDVAPTSHRNWSEATFPGILNWQKRIWMTLHDFRLIRTNIAAGRTAPDSEELRQQGLKLWDARNYFTAGTTFNYRHSHQLSVGISKMQGLTNAIRRAGPEVVAFSGQYERAIAALIIMLAPMAPHFASELWEQFVALPCRLNGSSEEIQWEKGLFEQNWPVVDENFELDLTFKVNAFECCHIKLPAKALNQLTHQQSLDLGFQQEAVLKYIGKRKVRSTELVLYPSCDAILNVLVEQSSSQSKESSSDEPKSKKGKKSKKAKNNQKVVVNQ